A segment of the Microscilla marina ATCC 23134 genome:
GTTCGGCAATTTGTTTTTTCTCAATGGCATCGTTAAAGTTGGGCGAAAACTTAAAATCTACAATAGAAAAATCAGTGACAATGATATTGCTTTTTGCCAAACGTTTTTTGATATAAGTAAACACATCCTGCTTTACCTTAGGGCGTGACGTGATGAGTTGTTCGGCGTTGTAGCGTGCTGTAGCAGATTTGATAGACTCTTGCACAGTAGGTTGAATAATGGTGTGTTGGTAGTCCATGCCCAGGTCTTGGTAAATCACGTTGGCTTTTTCTTTAGACAAATAAAAATTGAGGGCAACTTTAGAAGTCACCGTTTGTAAGTCTTTAGATGAAGCGGTTGCGTTTGCTTCCATTTTTTGGATTCGTACATTTAGTTTTACTACTTTCGTCCGAAACGGCATGACAGTATGAATGCCCTCACCCAAAATGTGTTTTTGTACTGCACCAAAGTGAGTAACTACTCCCACATAGCCCGAAGGCACCGTTTTAACCACCGAAAAAAGGCTGAATATTAGAAATAATACCAGTACTCCTACGGCTACTTTTAATCCATTACTTCTCAGTGCTGAAGCTGCGGCGTTTGTTTTACCAGATTTACTCATGTTGTATAGGTTTAGGGTTATTTACAGTTTTATATAATCAATACTCCGCAGTGATTTTAGTCAAAGTTGTTTGCTGGTTCTCAGTTATTTACGAATTTAAAAACTATTTAATTGGGTGTTTGGGCGTAAAACCGACACACTTTTAAAAATAAATTGAGTAAGCAATCTTAATATAAAATACTGGTTTACAGCATTTAACAAGGTAAACATTTACTCGTATCAGCTACCGACTATCGACTAAATACTATGGACTATTGATAATATTAATCAATTTTAAGCATAAATGATATCTTTTTAATAGACACTTACGTGCAAATGGTCGTCGTGTCGTACTGCTTGACATCCATGAAAACCAATTTTGGCATAATTTACCCCCCAACGGGTTTTTAGGTAGGGCTCCATATACATTACTTGTACCTGTGGTTGAAACGCGAATAATTGCATCATTTTACGTGTTCGTGGTACGTCAATGTCAATATTCTTTTGAAGCCATTTGGGGTATATTCTTCGTAGAATATTGTACTGCCAAAAACCTTGTTGAGCGCATATTTTTGCCACATTATACTCTCCTTTTCGGGGTGTTTCGCAACCTCCATACCCTATCAGGCTTTTGGCAGTTTGCGGTAGATATTTTTGGGTAGTGGCATCTTTATACAAAAAAGCAAGGTCTATTTTTTTTCCGTCATTATGACTCAAGTGTGGCCAAAGTGGGTATCCTTTTTTGAATGGAAAGTTAGCATCCATATACGCAATGATGGTAGCAGGATATTGTTTTCTTAGTTGTTTGCTTACAGTCTGCAATATATGTATTAGTTGTGGGCGCACGTAGTGTCGGTTGCATAGCCAGGTAAAAGTGTTTAAAGGCTTGATACCTGCGTGGCTGTTGATGGGCAGGGGAACTCTGCCAAAGTAGCGGGCAATTGGAGGCAAAACCAATAAGATGATGGCTAAATAACTAACAAAGTGTATACCTATGTTTAAGAGGTGTTTTTTCCAACGGGTGCTAAAAGAGCGTGTGAGTAGGGGAACTATGGGCAGGAGTAATAAATAGATAAGCCCTCCTATTTGAGTAAATAAGGTAAGCAGGGCTGCAGTGAGCAGGTATCCTATGTATTTTAGTAGTTTGATCATCTACCTGAAATTAAAATTTATCTGAATACAATTGTGTTGACTTATAGCAATGTACAAAGATTATACGGTTTGCTTGCCCAAACAGTTATGTAACATTGGTAGCCAAAGCAGACAATTTATTACAGTTGAATAAGACTTTTGCGGCATGTTTTTTAGGAAGCAGTGTGGGCACGCAATAAGGAGCCGTGTATTAACTGATCGTTTCTTTTACCGAGCCCACCAACCATTGCAAGGCATCTTCTTCGTTGGTAAAATACTGAGATGGAATAAGTGGGGTTTGCTGGGCTGACTGAAAGATAAGCTCGGCACTGATGACCGTGGCACTTTTATTTACATTTATTTTTTTAAAAAGATTGAGCAATTGTTCTTGTTGCCAGGTTTGGAGGTCAGACGAAATCTTGAATTTATTTTGGGCGTTATTGAAGAGCCAATAATCGGGCGAATACTTTTCTACAGTTTTGATCACATGGGTCAACTCTTTTTTATAAACTGCCTCTTGTTGGAGAGTGGTTTCGGGCAATGCTACCATTTTTAAGAGTGAATGTCTGGCATCGAAATAAACGGTATTGAAGCTACTTGAATATATTTTTTGGAAGTTATACATGGTGTCAGCAAATGGTTTTGTGGTTAACCATATACAAAACTAACGTTTAGTTAAGAAATTAGTTGATTCATTACATTAAGGAATTATCAATTTTATCTCAATACGCCATTATTCTTAGCAGGGGGAATAGGTAGCATCTATTGAGGCAAATAAATGCTACCAAAAAGCTTTTGTTAGGCAAGAGAACTATTTCATAACAGGCGCTTTCTCAAAGACTGCATTTTTGTCAAACAGCAACCTGTAAGTCGTGTGTGTTTTTATAATTTTAAAA
Coding sequences within it:
- a CDS encoding prohibitin family protein, with translation MSKSGKTNAAASALRSNGLKVAVGVLVLFLIFSLFSVVKTVPSGYVGVVTHFGAVQKHILGEGIHTVMPFRTKVVKLNVRIQKMEANATASSKDLQTVTSKVALNFYLSKEKANVIYQDLGMDYQHTIIQPTVQESIKSATARYNAEQLITSRPKVKQDVFTYIKKRLAKSNIIVTDFSIVDFKFSPNFNDAIEKKQIAEQRALTAKNDLNRIKTEAEQAKAKAKGEADAQIEIAKAQARSQELLRESVSDQLIQLKAIEKWNGVMPVSMGEKGSGGFFDITAVGKRR